A single genomic interval of Cucumis sativus cultivar 9930 chromosome 5, Cucumber_9930_V3, whole genome shotgun sequence harbors:
- the LOC105435588 gene encoding uncharacterized protein LOC105435588, whose translation MVVKLVRWPSWPPFSSRKYETIINIRRLEGLANVSMMKDSGCLVMEIKWKGQKIMGLSSWRRSVKRNYTEKGNVCEEEEGKGLCVDWNEEFMSLCSFLGSKEDVLNIPPWKVLLKLLHKGENQVLRNSYTVIGTASLNLAEYVSKADGKEIQISLPLKVRGSTPELSAPLLLLSLNLLEVRTDTKALGMVQRSIMPVTLSPTSPLGLSTEKDGLAVIRAGLDRVKIFRHCVSAGRSKEEVFHEEDIATVNGFYIKDKDSTQSSSLDSDSLDDSGNEGSCVWQPFGYEKLAHANRLLLPGTKNDKGDDECWIYCGNGAGCLEIDSDCSQTMQQNSMRKILSWRKRKLSFKSPKVKGEPLLKKHYGEDGGDDIDFDRRQLSTNELFSWWYNLELSAAAFGDDNFAVGTWEQKEVTCRDGCLKIKTEVFFASIDQRSERASGESACTALVAVIADWLLSNQDEMPIRSDLDNLIRDGSAEWRNLCENKDYMEQFSDKHFDLDTVIDAKIRPLSVVAEKSYVGFFHPEGLEEEGVFEFLKGAMSFDTIWDEINLQAADAGESIVYIVSWNDHFFILKVEKEAYYIIDTLGERLYEGCTQAYILKFDKETVIHRLPNNTKETEEKSSNNTKESSKSTGSSDKKTSIDTKQPKSSGPSKEKSSIIKTNQSKSTEISQVEQSTNVSQASEPEILDENPSMDVMQPSDSEEASTSKPTDGLKEASTEKKDESGNGSNIKEEVEECTGKECCQEYIKSFLAAIPIRELLDDVKKNGLSSSTPLHQRLQIEFHRAKVILDAGDQILASSD comes from the exons GtctgtgaagaagaagaaggaaagggATTGTGTGTGGATTGGAATGAAGAGTTTATGAGTTTGTGTTCGTTTTTGGGTTCTAAAGAGGACGTTCTCAATATTCCTCCATGGAAGGTTTTGTTGAAACTTCTCCACAAA GGAGAAAACCAAGTACTTCGAAACAGCTACACCGTGATCGGAACGGCATCACTGAACCTAGCGGAATATGTTTCCAAAGCTGATGGAAAAGAGATTCAAATAAGCCTTCCTTTGAAGGTTCGTGGTAGCACTCCGGAGTTGAGTGCTCCATTGCTTCTT TTATCACTCAACCTCTTGGAGGTGAGAACTGATACAAAAGCGTTGGGAATGGTGCAAAGGTCGATCATGCCGGTTACACTCTCACCAACGTCACCGTTGGGTTTGTCTACAGAGAAAGATGGGTTAGCTGTAATAAGAGCGGGTCTAGATAgagtgaaaatatttagacaTTGTGTATCAGCTGGAAGATCTAAAGAAGAAGTATTCCATGAAGAAGATATTGCTACTGTTAATGGGTTTTATATTAAAGATAAGGATTCTACTCAAAGCTCTTCACTTGATTCGGATTCGCTAGATGATAGTGGGAATGAGGGTTCATGTGTTTGGCAGCCATTTGGTTATGAGAAACTAGCCCATGCTAACCGATTGCTTCTCCCTGGGACGAAGAACGACAAAGGAGATGATGAATGTTGGATCTATTGTGGTAATGGTGCAGGGTGTTTGGAGATTGATAGTGACTGTTCACAGACTATGCAGCAGAACTCGATGCGCAAAATCTTGTCGTGGAGGAAGAGGAAGTTGAGCTTCAAATCGCCCAAAGTTAAAGGAGAGCCTCTTCTGAAGAAACATTATGGTGAAGATGGTGGAGATGATATCGACTTTGACCGTAGGCAGCTCAGCACAAACGAGCTTTTCTCTTGG TGGTATAACCTAGAGTTATCGGCTGCTGCATTTGGAGACGACAACTTTGCCGTGGGTACTTGGGAGCAGAAAGAGGTAACCTGCCGTGACGGCTGCTTGAAGATCAAAACTGAAGTCTTCTTTGCCTCTATTGATCAAAGAAGCGAACGTGCTTCGGGGGAAAGTGCCTGCACAGCTCTAGTTGCTGTTATTGCTGATTGGTTGCTATCCAACCAAGACGAAATGCCCATCAGGTCTGATTTGGACAACTTGATCAGAGATGGATCAGCAGAATGGAGAAATCTTTGTGAAAATAAAGACTACATGGAGCAGTTCTCTGATAAACACTTCGATCTTGACACAGTAATTGATGCAAAAATCCGACCTCTATCCGTTGTTGCGGAGAAGTCATATGTTGGATTCTTCCACCCAGAAGGGTTGGAGGAAGAAGGTGTCTTTGAGTTCCTTAAAGGCGCTATGTCTTTTGACACCATATGGGATGAAATCAACCTTCAAGCAGCAGATGCAGGCGAATCAATAGTCTACATAGTGAGTTGGAATGACCACTTCTTCAtcttgaaagttgaaaaggaGGCTTACTACATCATAGACACCTTGGGCGAGCGGCTTTATGAGGGATGCACCCAGGCATACATTCTGAAATTTGACAAGGAGACAGTAATTCATAGATTACCAAACAACACAAAGGAAACAGAGGAAAAAAGCTCCAACAACACAAAGGAATCATCAAAGAGCACAGGCTCATCAGATAAGAAAACCTCCATTGACACAAAACAACCAAAGAGTTCAGGGCCATCAAAGGAGAAAAGCAGCATTATTAAGACAAATCAATCAAAGAGCACAGAGATCTCACAGGTGGAACAGTCTACCAATGTGTCACAAGCAAGCGAACCAGAGATTTTGGACGAAAACCCATCCATGGATGTCATGCAACCAAGCGACTCTGAAGAAGCTTCGACATCAAAACCAACAGATGGCCTGAAAGAAGCTTCAACTGAGAAGAAAGATGAGTCAGGAAATGGTAGTAATATAAAGGAAGAGGTTGAAGAATGCACAGGGAAGGAGTGCTGCCAGGAGTACATTAAGAGCTTTCTTGCTGCAATTCCAATCAGGGAATTGCTGGACGATGTGAAGAAGAACGGTTTGAGTTCATCGACACCCCTTCACCAACGGCTGCAAATAGAATTCCACCGTGCCAAAGTGATTCTAGACGCAGGGGATCAAATTTTGGCAAGCAGCGACTGA
- the LOC101204918 gene encoding dnaJ protein homolog isoform X1, which produces MFGRPKKSDNTKYYEILGVSKNASQDDLKKAYRKAAIKNHPDKGGDPEKFKELAQAYEVLSDPEKREIYDQYGEDALKEGMGGGGGHDPFDIFQSFFGGSPFGGGGSSRGRRQRRGEDVIHPLKVSLEDLYNGTSKKLSLSRNVICSKCKGKGSKSGASMKCPGCQGSGMKVSIRHLGPSMIQQMQHPCNECKGTGETINDKDRCSQCKGEKVVQEKKVLEVIVEKGMQNAQKITFPGEADEAPDTVTGDIVFVLQQKEHPKFKRKGDDLFVEHTLSLVESLCGFQFILTHLDGRQLLIKSLPGEVVKPDQFKAINDEGMPMYQRPFMKGKLYIHFSVEFPDSLNPEQCKALEGVLPPRTSVQLSDMELDECEETTLHDVNIEEEMRRKQAQEAYDEDEDMHGGAQRVQCAQQ; this is translated from the exons ATGTTTGGAAGGCCGAAGAAGAGCGATAATACCAAATATTATGAGATTCTTGGAGTCTCGAAGAATGCGTCGCAAGACGATCTAAAGAAGGCTTATAGAAAGGCCGCCATCAAGAACCATCCTGATAAAGGTGGCGACCCTGAAAAA TTCAAGGAGTTAGCACAAGCCTACGAGGTGCTGAGTGATCCAGAGAAACGTGAGATATATGATCAATATGGCGAGGATGCCCTCAAGGAAGGAATGGGAGGTGGCGGTGGTCATGATCCATTTGACATATTCCAGTCTTTCTTTGGTGGAAGCCCGTTTGGTG GTGGTGGAAGCAGCAGAGGCCGAAGGCAGAGAAGGGGAGAGGATGTTATCCATCCTCTCAAGGTCTCGTTGGAAGATCTCTACAACGGTACTTCAAAGAAGCTCTCTCTTTCACGTAATGTAATTTGCTCAAAGTGCAAGGG TAAGGGTTCTAAATCTGGTGCTTCAATGAAGTGTCCTGGCTGTCAAGGTTCTGGTATGAAAGTTTCCATCAGACACCTTGGCCCCTCTATGATTCAGCAAATGCAGCATCCTTGCAATGAATGTAAAGGAACTGGTGAGACCATCAATGATAAAGATCGCTGCTCACAATGCAAGGGTGAAAAGGTTGTTCAGGAGAAAAAAGTTTTGGAAGTTATTGTGGAGAAGGGTATGCAAAATGCACAAAAGATTACATTCCCTGGTGAAGCAGATGAAGCG CCCGACACTGTTACTGGGGACATTGTCTTTGTCCTACAACAAAAAGAGCACCCCAAGTTTAAGAGAAAGGGCGATGACCTCTTTGTAGAGCATACCTTGTCTCTCGTCGAGTCTCTGTGTGGTTTCCAATTTATTCTGACTCATTTGGATGGCCGACAGCTACTCATCAAATCACTTCCCGGTGAAGTAGTGAAGCCTG ACCAATTCAAGGCCATAAACGATGAGGGTATGCCTATGTACCAGAGGCCATTCATGAAGGGCAAACTTTACATCCACTTCAGTGTTGAGTTCCCAGACTCCTTGAACCCCGAACAGTGCAAGGCGCTGGAGGGCGTTCTGCCTCCCAGGACCTCAGTGCAGCTCTCAGATATGGAATTGGATGAATGTGAAGAGACCACTCTCCACGATGTCAACATTGAAGAGGAGATGCGCAGGAAGCAAGCACAAGAGGCATACGATGAAGATGAGGATATGCACGGTGGTGCACAGAGAGTGCAGTGTGCTCAACAATGA
- the LOC101204918 gene encoding dnaJ protein homolog (The RefSeq protein has 4 substitutions compared to this genomic sequence) encodes MFGRPKKSDNTKYYEILGVSKNASQDDLKKAYRKAAIKNHPDKGGDPEKFKELAQAYGVLSDPEKREIYDQYGEDALKEGMGGGGGHDPFDIFQSFFGGSPFGGGGSSRGRRQRGGEDVIHPLKVSLEDLYNGTSKKLSLSRNVICSKCKGKGSKSGASMKCPGCQGSGMKVSIRHLGPSMIQQMQHPCNECKGTGETINDKDRCSQCKGEKVVQEKKVLEVIVEKGMQNAQKITFPGEADEAPDTVTGDIVFVLQQKEHPKFKRKGDDLFVEHTLSLVESLCGFQFILTHLDGRQLLIKSLPGEVVKPDQFKAINDEGMPMYQRPFMKGKLYIHFCVEFPDSLNPEQCKALEGVLPPRTSVQLSDMELDECEETTLHDVNIEEEMRRKQAQEANDEDEDMHGGAQRVQCAQQ; translated from the exons ATGTTTGGAAGGCCGAAGAAGAGCGATAATACCAAATATTATGAGATTCTTGGAGTCTCGAAGAATGCGTCGCAAGACGATCTAAAGAAGGCTTATAGAAAGGCCGCCATCAAGAACCATCCTGATAAAGGTGGCGACCCTGAAAAA TTCAAGGAGTTAGCACAAGCCTACGAGGTGCTGAGTGATCCAGAGAAACGTGAGATATATGATCAATATGGCGAGGATGCCCTCAAGGAAGGAATGGGAGGTGGCGGTGGTCATGATCCATTTGACATATTCCAGTCTTTCTTTGGTGGAAGCCCGTTTGGTG GTGGTGGAAGCAGCAGAGGCCGAAGGCAGAGAAGGGGAGAGGATGTTATCCATCCTCTCAAGGTCTCGTTGGAAGATCTCTACAACGGTACTTCAAAGAAGCTCTCTCTTTCACGTAATGTAATTTGCTCAAAGTGCAAGGG TAAGGGTTCTAAATCTGGTGCTTCAATGAAGTGTCCTGGCTGTCAAGGTTCTGGTATGAAAGTTTCCATCAGACACCTTGGCCCCTCTATGATTCAGCAAATGCAGCATCCTTGCAATGAATGTAAAGGAACTGGTGAGACCATCAATGATAAAGATCGCTGCTCACAATGCAAGGGTGAAAAGGTTGTTCAGGAGAAAAAAGTTTTGGAAGTTATTGTGGAGAAGGGTATGCAAAATGCACAAAAGATTACATTCCCTGGTGAAGCAGATGAAGCG CCCGACACTGTTACTGGGGACATTGTCTTTGTCCTACAACAAAAAGAGCACCCCAAGTTTAAGAGAAAGGGCGATGACCTCTTTGTAGAGCATACCTTGTCTCTCGTCGAGTCTCTGTGTGGTTTCCAATTTATTCTGACTCATTTGGATGGCCGACAGCTACTCATCAAATCACTTCCCGGTGAAGTAGTGAAGCCTG ACCAATTCAAGGCCATAAACGATGAGGGTATGCCTATGTACCAGAGGCCATTCATGAAGGGCAAACTTTACATCCACTTCAGTGTTGAGTTCCCAGACTCCTTGAACCCCGAACAGTGCAAGGCGCTGGAGGGCGTTCTGCCTCCCAGGACCTCAGTGCAGCTCTCAGATATGGAATTGGATGAATGTGAAGAGACCACTCTCCACGATGTCAACATTGAAGAGGAGATGCGCAGGAAGCAAGCACAAGAGGCATACGATGAAGATGAGGATATGCACGGTGGTGCACAGAGAGTGCAGTGTGCTCAACAATGA
- the LOC101208126 gene encoding 7-methylguanosine phosphate-specific 5'-nucleotidase A: MTVRVQFISTTPLRFASIFNLNLRSSPFSTSRLFCERRNVIGMDEKGFLQPTETVVADSDLLKKKLDALRFSGPQKLQVIADFDATLTRYWIDGCRGQTSHGLLKQGNPEYDTKRDELYKYYHPLEYSPTISREEKTKLMEEWWGKSHSLLIEGGLTFDAIKQSVTAATIAFREGVVELFELLEEKGVPVLIFSAGLADIIEEVLRQKLHRSFKNIRIVSNRMVFDDNGCLVSFKGKTIHSLNKNEHALDMAAPLHDQLGDVDGTINDSASVRKRTNVLLLGDHIGDLGMSDGLNYDTRISVGFLNDNIENSLDSYRNAFDVVYLNDASMLGVVKLVRQLFPV, translated from the exons ATGACTGTTCGAGTCCAATTCATTTCAACCACTCCTCTTCGTTTCGCCTCCATCTTCAATCTCAATCTCCgttcttctccattttccacTTCCAg gcTCTTTTGCGAACGCCGAAACGTGATTGGAATGGACGAAAAAGGATTCTTACAGCCTACTGAGACAGTTGTTGCCGATTCCGATTTGCTGAAGAAGAAACTCGATGCTTTGCGTTTTTCCGGTCCGCAGAAGCTCCAG GTTATTGCTGATTTTGATGCTACGCTAACGAGGTACTGGATTGATGGCTGCCGTGGTCAAA CTAGTCATGGTCTTCTAAAGCAGGGGAATCCTGAATATGATACTAAGAGGGAtgaactttataaatattaccATCCTTTGGAATATTCTCCTACAATTTCGAGAGAAGAGAAAACCAAGCTCATGGAAGAATG GTGGGGCAAAAGCCATTCACTTCTGATTGAAGGAGGACTTACGTTTGATGCAATAAAGCAATCAGTTACTGCTGCCACTATTGCTTTTAGGGAGGGAGTGGTTGAGCTGTTTGAACTTCtagag GAAAAGGGTGTTCCTGTTCTAATATTTTCAGCAGGCCTTGCTGACATTATAGAGGAG GTCCTGAGGCAGAAACTTCACagatcttttaaaaatattaggaTCGTTTCAAATAGAATGGTGTTTGATGATAATGGTTGCCTTGTATCATTTAAGg GCAAGACGATTCATAgtctaaataaaaatgagcATGCTCTTGATATGGCTGCTCCTCTGCATGACCAATTGGGTGATGTAGATGGCACAATTAATGACAGCGCCTCTGTAAGAAAACGGACAAATGTACTTCTTCTTGGTGACCACATTGGGGATTTAGGGATGTCAGACGGTTTAAACTATGACACTCGGATATCCGTGGGGTTTTT GAATGACAACATCGAGAACTCTCTTGATAGCTATCGTAATGCTTTTGATGTTGTTTACCTG AATGATGCATCCATGCTGGGAGTAGTTAAACTTGTACGTCAGCTCTTTCCCGTTTGA